GTACATTTATGATCTTTCAAACATTTCTGTATTATTTGTCTAATGAATGACCTTAAAcagtttcattttattgaaaaaaactTTATCTTACCCACCACGTCTTTGAAAGCTGTTTTCACTTGCTTGTTCCTGAGGGTGTAGATGAAGGGGTTTAACAGAGGGGCCACTGAAGTATTGAGCAGAGCCACTCCCTTGTTAAAAGTTGCTGTTTCTTTAACAGAAGGATTTATAAACATAAAGATACAGCTTCCATAGGAAAGTGAGACCACAAACATGTGAGAGGAACAAGTCGAAAAAGCTTTTGTCCTTTGTTGTGCAGAGGGGATTCTCAGGATTGTCCTGATAATGTATGTGTAGGAAAGAATCACCAGTGCTAAGGTGAAGATGAGCGTCACTGCAGCAAGAACAAATTCAATCACTTCTATGAAATGTGTGTCTGAACAGGCTAAATGCAACAAAATGGTGTAGTCACAGCAGTAATGATTGATGATATTGGAGGCACAGAAAGGCAGCTGGAGAGTCATCACATGCGGCACGAAGACGACTAAAAAACCAGAGAACCAGGAGCATAAGACAAGTTGAAGGCAGAGCCTCCTGCTCATCACGGTTGTGTAATGCAGGGGTCTGCAGATAGCAACGTAGCGATCATAGGACATGGCGGCTAAAAGGTAAAATTCAGTTGCTCCCAGAAGGATAGCGAAAAAATACTGTGTGAAGCAACCAGCAAAGGAAATCATCTTGTCTCCTGTTCCAATACTGACTAGCATTTTGGGAACAAAGACAGAGgtaaaggaaatttccaaaaaggaaaaattacgGAGGAAAAAGTACATAGGAGTCTGGAGGCGATAATCCAGCAGAGTCAACATGATGATGGTCAAGTTTCCCATGATACTTAAGACATAAGTTAGTAGCAGAAAAAAGACGAGCACAGCTTGAATCTCCGGGTCATTTGTCAAGCCAAGAAGAATGAACTCTATCGCTGATGTTCTATTTCTCATGATTAACTtcagaaaaatagagaataataataataataaattaaaggtctcagatattttttgaaatataaatcagATTTTAAAACCAACCAGAAGTAAAATAGTTAACTCTAAATCTTTCTGCACCCCTTGTTTTGAAAATGTCTTACATGTgaataacaaaacaataaatcagttaatgtattgttttattttccttcatacaTAACAAAGATCCTTCTTAAGGACATTTTCAATGATTGCTTCTAACTTATATCACCACTTATTTCTCACCATTTctcactttttaatattttccttcttaTTCTTTCTATTCCATTATCCTCTAAGTATTGGCTGCTGTAGCATGTATATAGATCAATCTAAAGAAAATTTCAAGAGTTGGCTTtatttgagaatttttaaaaattaagttttaactGTAGTTTATTATCCAGCCAAGTAAATATAATCTAAATATGGAGAACACAAAAAAATGGAACTCAGttggtttcttcttttctatttgtattttttgtttattgtaaaCTTCTCATTTTGAATAATTCCAGGCAATTACCAGACAaatttttctcttaattcttCAAAAAGTATTTGGAATTTGTATTATTACGGTTCCTCGGTCATAGCAAGGGCTTAATAAATAGctcttattttaatattaaatatatagattAATTAGTTATCAATGAAATATTATATCaaaatgatctcactgattgTGCTTTCTATTGCAAACTGGATCTGCTCCTCAACAGATACTTCTTTGAAAAGTCAGTTCAAGTTCAGCTCTCCATACAATTTTCTCTAACAATCCCAGTTAACAAAAATGGTTTCTCCCATGGCTTTATAATATTTACTATAACACAACACTGGACCATAAATTCCAGTAAGTAATTTTCTACTTATTTCAGTTGATTATGTCTATTTGTCATAGCTTAAAATGAATAAACTGCCCATAAGAATCTAGCTCTGTTACTTTACACCTTTTTTAGAGGTCAGCAAATTGTACAGATTTTATCAGAATTTGAAGGCAAAATATATTATTGAGTTCTCTTCAAATACTTAGACTTATTTTATTGAATGTTAAAGAGTTTTTATTCAAATTGGAAATTCCAATTTATGCACACAGTAGTTCAGGATGttctttcaatattctttttCATCAGATACGAGGAAATATTACTGAGAATGCTTTCTCCTACTCAAAAATTGTGAAGACTCTTTTTATGTTAACAATTAAATGTTTCACTACATATATTGGCATTTCTCAAATTGCAAAATGTAATAAGTTAGCAATTGTCATACATCTTAACACATCCATTATTAAAGCAAAAGTCCCCTAAAGATTCAACACTGACAAAATGGCAGCTTTTGACAGGTTAGGAAGAGTGATTGTATAGTAGAATTACGTATGGAAAGATATCAAGAGTCTTAATATTTTAAGTTGAGCCAATTTTCACTTTTGCACCAGAATTGTTTCTTTTGTTAGATAATTCATGAACTAATTACAAGCATCAAATGTATTAATTGTATTTAAAAGCTGCAATAGGCTATGCAATTTTGCAGTATTATTTTCATTAACAATCCATTCATGTTAATGAATACTCCAGGTTTTTTGCACCAATAATATAAACGTGTGTTTATAGAAATTATGTCTATCTTTGCTGAGTATATTATATTGCAAGCTTATTAATGACTACAGGTGAGTGTGGAAACCTAAAAAATAGTCACAAAGTAAtgaatttgcaaaaatattttatatgcagACAAATATTAGGACATTACTTCTACTGTGGCAAAATAGTTCCTTAAAACTATATTATTACCAAAATTAGTTGAATTAAGTCATGGAAACTTGTTCCGTTAGTAATGATGTTCTGTCTCTACGTGAAAATAACAATTTAGAGCATGGGCAGATAATCTGAAGATATCAATTTTAAACTTCTAGTTTGAGATCCTAGATTTTAATTAATACAACATTCCAACTTAGAAAATGATTAATCGATTGCAGTCACTAAAGAATATTAGCATTctgaaatttccatttttgtcaatatttctgacaaaataaaaattttgtaaatgtttcccacaaagaagaaacatttcaattaatgaataaataaatgtaagttCATAAATGAATAGCAAAaacagcatttttatatttgtaagggATCTCATCATTTATTACAATTAAGATCCacagaaattataaatttatcTAAGAAACACAACATAAActaaacctatttttttttcagcatgaTAGAAGATGGTAATCCTTTATTGTAATGATTAGTCTTTTTCCCTGAAGAGAAAAAgctgaaagaatgaaagggatctttatgctttaaaaacataaagttaTGCATATATTGAATCAAATATAAACTTGTTCCAAACAAAACTTTTTTGGTAAAATATGTTGCCATCTAAAGCTTTACTACTTGGTTACTGGGGGGAAAATAGAGGTTTTATTTGCAGTTAAAAGAGCATGGAAGAATATTCCCAATCTCTTCTGAATGACTTTTGTTACACAGCACTTCTCACAAGGTAAAAATCTTCCCCCAAATGAACTAAATGGCTCCCATgtatatcctttgtctctttctgtGGTATATTTCAaagatttcagaaatatttgttaGTTTATGAAACACTGTGTGAGATTACAATTAGGAAGAAAGTTAAAGGAAAGAGCCAGAGGACATGGGAAGTGGGGATGGGCATAgtgcaaaatataaaaaatatagttTAGTTTATTTTACCCACTTTAAGCTCTAAGTGTTTGAATATGGTACAACATTTTTCtgcctgaaaatatatttatgctgaaatattaagttttaaaaattcttacatatatttgtttaaatacagcaaaatttctttaaaaggtgTATGCACAGTTATGTCAACAaagataaaaagtaaacaaacaaaacattaagGGAACTATGAAACTCTAGTCAACTGTAACCATCAGCATCTCCCTCCTACCTCAAGCAAAAGAGTCAGTTCTGTCCTAGTTCCCAATCAAATACATTGTCACTGAATTGGAATATATGCAAGTTTATGACCCTTTGGGAAATGATCCCTAGGCCATCAGGAAGGTAAAAACCTATGCAAGCTCTTTATGGAGATAAATaggaatattataaaaattcattCACTCCATTAACTCTATCTGTAGTAATTATCTCACATGCAAAATTATACACTCTCCCTGTTTATGCTGAATTCTGAATGCCTAATAAATTCCATatcaaaaaaaaagcaaacatatgCCCTGAAAAACTGTAAGTTTTCCTTACATTGATGCATAGTGGTAGTAATATAAGAAATTGCCACCTGTTGGGTGAGAAATTTCAAAAGGACCTgagaaaaactagaaaagaatcaATGTTTCAAATTACCAAACTTTATTTCCATCTAAGCCTTCATGTGGCTTCTTGGAGAAATTACTGGTTCCAGGGCAAAGCAGGGAAAATACAAAATGACTCTGGAACATCCTGTGgtgcaagaaagaaggaaaatgttttaaaaagatggGAACTTGTCAAAACAAATAACAACCTGAAGGAGTGCCTAATGGCCAAAGCAGGAACAATTTGaatgagaaaataattaatgataatattgaattttaaccCATAGGATAATATAAATATCCCTCAGGTCATACTAATTTAAATAAgtcattgaataaataaatgatggatAAAAGACAGCTCTTTATAGAGGAATTCCAATTACTCAactagaaggaaaaaggaaaatagaaaataccatTTGGAAAACAGTACATTAATCATTCTTGCAGCTAAGATCTATTAATGGATGCTAAAATTCTGGAGTAGACATCTCACCCAAATATTTAGTAACTACAAAGGGGCACTTTACAGCAGAGAAATAAAGCAGTCATCACCTTAAGAAAATGATCAAAGTTTAAAATCACCAGTAATACGACCCATTGTCATCACGAACCCCTTGGTGTGAGGCACTGAGAAGGACACATCATCTGGTGATATTCTTGTGAAAAAGTCATAACTTCGTTCCAATCATGAAAACACAAAGGACCAAATGAAACTGAAGGACAGTCTACAAAAAAACTAAGTATTCTTCAAAAGTCAGGGTCATGAAAGACAAGactggagacagaaagagagataaTAGCTAAATATATTATGATAGGattctggaagagaaaacagGTCATTTGTGAGAAAACTGATGAAATTCAAATGATATCAAAAAATGGTTGATGGCACTGTGTCATTGttagtttcctggttttgataattgtactacaGTTATGTAAACTGTTAACATTAGGGAAATTGGGGAAGTAGGGTTAGGAATATACAGAAACTATATGATTCTGGCAACTTTTCGCTAAAACTtaaattagttcaaaataattttttaaatacccTTATAATGTTCAGGaaagaagaatgagaagaaaatatgaaagtcAGAGTTCATCTGCTTCAATATTGTTCATATATAGAAATACATGTTATAAAGAAATGCAATTGAAACTttgatgttgaccttgtatcctgcaaccttgctaaccTCAGTTTTAGAAGCTCTTtagtagattccttgggattttctatatagttgATCAGGGTGTTCATGAAGAAATATGGTTTTACTTCCTCTCAAAACTGATtacttttttattgctttattgtaGTGAATAAAACCTTCAGTAAAATGTTACACAAAAATGGTGATAATGGACTTCTTCCCTAGTCCTGAATCTTAAgggaagaacattttttttttcattaaggaTGATATTAGCTGtatattttttggtttgtttgtttgcttgcttgtttgcttGTGCTGCTCTGTCAGGTTGATGTTTTCTTCTATATCTCTTTTTTGCTGACAATTTTAATCAGGAGTATTTGTTACaatgtttaaaaatcttttaatgcACCCACTGATTTGGTCAGAAAGTTTACTTTGTTACTGTGTTAGTATGGTGAACTGTATTATAAAATTTCCAATAGTAAACTCAACatgcattcctgggatgaaccccatttggtGATACACATTAAccattttatatattgctggattagATATGCTaagcatttttaaagaacttttgcatctatgctcatgaaaaatatttatctattgttttgttttctagtaATGTTTTCTTCTGGTTTTACTATATGGGTAACagtcttcatagaatgagttggcaAGTGTAGATTTGCTGTTATTGGTTCCGTAAATCAATGATAGCATTTACTAATGAAATCATTTAGGATTGGAGTTGGAATGGTTTTTAGGTACTAACTTAACTTCACATATATATGGCaattcaggttatctatttcttcctgcaTGAGTTCTGCTAATTTGTCATTTTCATGAAATCAAATCTGTCCATTGCAATTAAGTTGTTGAGTTTATTGGGATGAAGTTGTTCAAAACTTTCCCTTATTATTCCTTACATGTCTAAAATTATGTAATCTGCACTGATGCCCCATCTGTTATTCCTAATGTTCAcgatttgtttttccctttcctgATCAGGCTAACAGGAAATTATTAATTTAACTGATTTTGATTGGAGCagctttggttttattgatttctttatttttgttgctgttcttttatttcctatttcaatgatttctgctctgatcttttttgtttattttcctctgCTTAGTTTGGGGTTTagttttttctgctttttctagtttctgaaggTCAAAGTTTAGATTGTTCATTGGACGCTTATTTTTTAATCTACGTGTTTTGTGCTATAAATGTCCCCTTAAGCATTGTTTTAGCTGCATACAAGTTTTTATAccttctttttaatttcctttctgatATCACAATTCATTCTgatttgacccatgggttatttagaagcaTGGCTTTAGTTTCTAAATTATTTGGGGTAATGTCTAGAAATCTTTCTGTTGAGTTCAAATTAAAatctctgtttttcagaaaacacactttgtatgatttaaattctttaaaaactattgagacttcttttatgTCTCAGGTGTGGTGCATTTTGTTAACGTTCTGTGAATATTTAGAATTATGCATATTCTGCTCTTTGGTGGAATGCTCTACAAAAGCCACTTCAGTGGCTGATAATGTTGTTCTAGTCTTCCAGATGTTCTAGTCTTTCTAATTGTTTTCTTGACTGTTGAAAGAAGGGTGCTGAAATCTGTGATTATAATTGTGCATTGATTTACTCCTTCATTCATTTCCTTGGGCTTGTATGCATTTTATAACTCTGTTACTAGATGGATGGACTTTTAGGGTGTCCTCTGATTAACTGACTTCACTGTCATTATTAAATGACCTTGTTTTTTGCCTGGCAATATTTTTGGCTCTGAAATTTACCTTGATTGATATTAATGTATCCACTTCAGATTCCTTTTGATTAGTGCAGTTATAATTCTTAACCCCTTCTTTATCAGGACATTTGAAATTAAagccagttttatttcttccttttcagtctttagggcttttatttctttttaggcCTCACTACACAAAATAGTACCTGTAAGAAATTACACAGAAGAAGTGAGATGTCACCTCACTTTAATGATAAGGGTAAAATGTTCAATATTTCACCATAAAGGGTGATTATAAGTGTAGCTTTTAAGAAATAGAGATCCTTTAGTCATTTGAGGGATTtcccatatatttttattttgcctgaATGTAATCATTAATGGATATAGAATTGTGGTAAATATATTCTTTGCATCTATTATGATGCCTATATGCTGAATTATATTGACTGATTGTGTTACATG
Above is a window of Choloepus didactylus isolate mChoDid1 chromosome 8, mChoDid1.pri, whole genome shotgun sequence DNA encoding:
- the LOC119542757 gene encoding olfactory receptor 6C4-like; protein product: MFQSHFVFSLLCPGTSNFSKKPHEGLDGNKLIMRNRTSAIEFILLGLTNDPEIQAVLVFFLLLTYVLSIMGNLTIIMLTLLDYRLQTPMYFFLRNFSFLEISFTSVFVPKMLVSIGTGDKMISFAGCFTQYFFAILLGATEFYLLAAMSYDRYVAICRPLHYTTVMSRRLCLQLVLCSWFSGFLVVFVPHVMTLQLPFCASNIINHYCCDYTILLHLACSDTHFIEVIEFVLAAVTLIFTLALVILSYTYIIRTILRIPSAQQRTKAFSTCSSHMFVVSLSYGSCIFMFINPSVKETATFNKGVALLNTSVAPLLNPFIYTLRNKQVKTAFKDVVGKIKFFSIK